The following are encoded in a window of Brevibacillus sp. DP1.3A genomic DNA:
- a CDS encoding type II CAAX prenyl endopeptidase Rce1 family protein: MEHFWLIWLVSVLCALCTIPIQSNTIRQHMQLQAAIYPNKKVPPISVMVAVMIIQTCVFLTVATAIGLWLMPSTGLRLWILDHWVSGAELPFSIWSLWTVAIGSGIAVGLLVKWVDRSFFQQHMTTIMGKEPISSRFYGFLSSFYGGFCEEVLMRLGVMTVVVFLAQKMGWMGISYWLGICVAAIVFAASHLPTNYMTYGKSNVVTVWTLLLNGILGILFGFLYWRYGLEAAIISHFSADIVLHVIFKNKSRK, encoded by the coding sequence ATGGAACATTTTTGGCTGATCTGGTTGGTTAGCGTACTGTGCGCGCTATGCACTATACCTATTCAATCCAACACGATTCGCCAACATATGCAACTGCAAGCAGCCATCTATCCTAACAAAAAAGTCCCGCCTATTTCCGTCATGGTTGCGGTTATGATCATTCAGACTTGTGTATTTCTGACTGTGGCGACTGCTATAGGCTTATGGCTCATGCCTTCCACTGGTCTTCGACTCTGGATTCTCGATCACTGGGTGTCTGGAGCGGAGCTGCCTTTTTCCATCTGGTCGTTGTGGACAGTAGCGATTGGTTCAGGTATCGCCGTAGGCCTCTTGGTAAAATGGGTGGACCGTTCTTTCTTTCAACAACACATGACTACAATAATGGGTAAAGAACCGATTTCATCACGGTTCTACGGCTTCCTCTCGTCTTTTTACGGAGGGTTTTGCGAAGAAGTGCTCATGCGTCTAGGGGTTATGACTGTTGTCGTGTTTTTGGCACAGAAGATGGGATGGATGGGAATTTCCTATTGGCTGGGCATCTGTGTCGCCGCCATTGTTTTCGCTGCATCCCATCTCCCAACCAATTACATGACGTACGGAAAAAGCAACGTGGTCACTGTATGGACGTTGTTGCTAAACGGTATCTTAGGCATCTTGTTTGGCTTCCTATATTGGCGATACGGTTTAGAAGCTGCGATCATTAGTCATTTTAGCGCTGACATCGTGCTACATGTGATCTTCAAAAATAAAAGCAGAAAGTAG
- a CDS encoding heavy metal-binding domain-containing protein, which translates to MIVVTTENIPGYRVVEVKGTTFGLIVRARGIGGDIMAGLRSVVGGEIKEYTVLLEDARKQALDRMIKNATAMGANAVVMCRYDSGNMGNMGEVVAYGTAVVVEKV; encoded by the coding sequence ATGATCGTCGTAACAACAGAAAACATTCCAGGATATCGTGTCGTTGAAGTAAAAGGAACGACATTCGGTTTGATCGTTCGAGCACGCGGAATTGGGGGAGACATCATGGCAGGTCTTCGTTCAGTAGTTGGTGGAGAAATCAAGGAATACACCGTGCTCCTAGAGGACGCGCGGAAACAGGCGCTTGACCGCATGATTAAAAACGCAACTGCCATGGGAGCTAACGCTGTGGTAATGTGTCGTTATGACTCTGGAAATATGGGAAATATGGGGGAAGTTGTCGCTTACGGTACAGCCGTTGTCGTTGAAAAGGTGTAA